In the Profundibacter amoris genome, CGTTCAGATAATGCACGGGAACCGCCCCCTGAAGGTTTTCCAGCACGGGCGCCCAATCGGTTGTTTCCTGAACGGTCACTTCCATTGCGAAAGCCTTGTGGGCGCTATGGGTTTTCGACAGGCAGACTTCGGAGCCGCAGACCATGGCCTCGAAGACCTCGGGGTTTTCGAAAGTGGCAACATCGGCTTTTGATCCGCCGTAAACCGCATGGACAAAGCCGCGTTTTCCCAGCCGGCGTGCCAGAGAAAAACCGGCTTTGACCATGAAGGGCAACAGATGCGGAGTATATCTGGCCCCCGCCAGAATGAACCGGTGCCATTTGTCCATGCGTTCATATTGCACGGAGCGGTCCAGCGGGAAGGTGCCCGAGCAGGCAATAACGCCGCTGACACGGTCGGGGTAGGCCTGATGCAGATAGGCGGAATAGTATACGTCGGCCCCAAGGGAAACAAAGGGGCAGCGGTCGATTTCCAAATGGTCCATCAATTGCACAAGGTCATCGGCAATGGTCGGCCCCAGTTCCTTTTTCTTCGGGAAAGGCGAAGAGTTCCCGAAGCCGGCACGCACCGGAACGACAATTTTCAGACCCCGTTTCGCCGCGTGTGCCTCGGCCGAGGCGGGCCAGCGCACCAGCCCGTAATCCTGCGGCAGAAAGAACAACGGGCGCCCCTTTGGATCACCCAGTATCAGGTAATCCATTTTCCGTCCGTCCCGCAAGGTCAGCACATGGAAGGGGCGGGTTTCCAGATTATGGGTGCCTGTGCTTTCACCGGAAACCTGTGCCGCGGTGTCTTCGGTGTAACTGGCGATGTCCATCATCGACAGGGTCAGGCGGACCAGTTCGGTTTGCGAACGGGTTTCGGTTTTGCCCAGAACCGATTTCAATTGCGCCCGTACCGTATCCACAGACCGCCCGCGGGCATCAGCGATTTCACGCAGGCTCTGACATTCGGCAAGCCCCCGCACCACGCCGGTTTCCGCAGTTGTCAGGCCAAAGGCGGAATTCAGCAGGGCGTCAAACCCTTCGGGCCAACTGACTTCTGAAGTGATGGCCACCACCAGCGGAGGTTCGTTTTCCTGCCGCAGGGTTTGCAACTGGAACACCACCAAACGGTTGTTATCGGTCATTCGGGCGCGAAATACGGCAGTCATTTCGCCATTGCTCATCAGCATGGCGGCGGCCTGTTTTTCCAATGCTGCCAGATCGTCCGGCTCGATCGGCAGTTCCGACAGCCTGTTGCCCTTTTGCACGCCTAAAACCTGCATCGCCGGACTGTTCAAATCGACAATCCGCAAATCCCTGCCAATCAGAAAGGCCGCTGCCTTGTCCACATTGGCCAAATGGTTTTCAGTCGAAGAATTATCATCCAGCTTTTCCAGAAACCGGTCGGCGCGGGTGAAATGGCTGACATATTCGGCATCCAGATCAACATTGACCAAAGTGCCGTTCGCCCCTTTGCGCAAGGGCCGGATCATATCCTCCCAATGGTCCAGAAGTTCCTCGTAACGGGTGGGGTCCATGGCCACTTCGTACAGGCGGTCAATCACCTCGTCGCGCACTCCGGGCGGAGTCTCGCTGTTGATTTTGCCTGTGTTTTTGACCATGCCGCGCGTTACCCTGTAGCCCCCCAAGCAATTTTGCACATTTTCCTTGCCGGCAAGATTTGACGGGAAGAAAATATATATGTGTAAAACTGCTCGAGGAAATTCTCAAATTTATACGTTCAGGGTATCATTCTTACCTGATCGTTCCAAATTGTGAACCGGAAACAGAGTGTTTATTCGCAATAACAACACACTAAGGATAAGTTCTCAGGTGGGTCGTACAACCTTGGCGGGATTCAAGGTGTATTTCGGGTCCATCACCGATTTGATATCCCCCATCACATCCCAGCCGTCACCATGTTCGGCGGGCATGTAATCCAGCTTGCCTATGCCGATACCGTGCTCGCCGGTGGCCGTACCACCCATTGCCAGCGCCCGTTCCACCATGCGGTTTGACAGGTCTTTGGCGGTTTTCATTTCCGCCTCGTTGCCCGGTTCCACCAGCAGGATCGCGTGGAAATTCCCGTCCCCCACATGGCCAAGGATCGGACCCGGAATGGGGCTGGCGGCGATGTCGGCGCGGGTTTCTTCAACCGCCTGTGCAAGGCGCGAGATCGGCACGCAGACATCGGTGACAACCGCGGTGGCCCCTTTGCGCAGGGCAACGCAGGCGTAATAGGCCTTGTGGCGCATGTCCCACAGGGCGTTGCGTTCTTCGGTTTTGGCGGACCATTTGAAACCGGTGCCGCCCATGTCCTGCACGATTTCGCCAAAGCGTTCGGCCTGCTCGGCAACGCCCGCGTCCGAGCCGTGGAATTCCACCAGCAGATGCGGCACTTCGGGCATATCAGTGCCGGAATAGGCGTTGCAGGCCCGCGTGGTATCGGCGTCGATGAATTCGATCCGCGCCATCGGGATTCCCATCTGGATGGTGGCGATCACCGCGTTCACCGCATCGCCGATATCGTCAAAGGAACAGACGGCAGATGAAATCGCCTCGGGCTGACCATGCAGGCGCAGGGTCAGTTCGGTGATGATGCCAAGGGTGCCCTCGGCCCCGACGAACAGCGCGGTCAGATCATATCCGGCCGAAGATTTGCGCGCGCGGCTGCCGGTGCGGATGACGCGGCCATCGGCCAGAACCACCTCAAGCGCCAGAACATTGTCGCGCATGGTGCCGTAACGCACCGCCGTTGTGCCGCTGGCCCGTGTGCTGGCCATGCCGCCAAGGGTGGCATTGGCGCCGGGATCGACCGGAAAGAACAGACCGGTGGTGCGCAGTTCGGTGTTCAGCTCCTCGCGGGTCAGGCCGGGCTGGATCACCACATCCATGTCCTCGGCGTTCACCGCCAGCAGGCGATTCATCCGCCCCAGATCAATCGTCACGCCACCCTTTACCGCTAATGTGTGCCCTTCAAGCGAAGTGCCCGCACCATAGGGAATGACCGGACAATCATGTTCGTTGCAAATCTGCATGATCTGCGAAACCTCGTCGGTATCCAGCGGATAGGCCACCGCATCGGGCGGGGCGGGGGGGAAATGGGTCTCGGATGCGCCGTGGGCCTCCAGATCGGGCTTGGCCACAGATAGACGATCCCCTAGAACAGTGGTTAATGCAGTGATTGCGAACTGGATGGTCATTGCGGGCCTCAAAGCTGTTTTGCGCAAGATAGGCCAAGGTAACGCGGGGTTAAAGCCCGCAATTAAAGGTAGGGCGCTGGCGGTGCTGAACGAGGAAAAAACACTGGCGGCCCGCAAGCTGGGCGAAGGCGTGGACAGCCTGCGCGCCGGCTTACGGGTGTTGCGCCAAAAGGGGCCAAGCCAGGTCCAGTTCTGGTTCATTGCGCTGCTTATCGGCATTGCCTCGGGATACGCGGCACTTGGCTTTCGCAAGGGGATCACAGCGTTGCAAGGCTGGCTCTACGGGGCCGAAGATTTGCATATGCTGCACACATTCGCCGAAACGCTGCAATGGTACTGGATTCTGACAATCCCGATTGTTGGCGGGCTGGTCGTGGGGCTGATTCTGAATCGTTATACCGACGACGGGGTGGTGCGTTCGGTTGCCGATGTGATCGAAGGCGCGGCGATGAACGAAGGGCGGGTTGAACAAAAAGAGGGCATTGCCAGTGCCATTGCCTCGATGATCACGCTGGCCTCGGGCGGGTCCAGCGGGCGCGAGGGGCCGGTGGTGCATCTGGCCTCGGTGATTTCCAGCTGGGTGTCGAACCGCATCCATGCAAACGGCATCACGGGGCGTGATCTGCTGGGCTGCGCGGTGGCGGCGGCGGTTTCGGTGTCGTTCAACGCGCCGATTGCCGGGGCGCTGTTTGCGCTGGAAGTGGTGTTGCGGCACTTTGCCGTGCATGCCTTTGCACCGATCGTGATTGCGTCCGTTGCGGGCACGGTGATCAGCCGGATACATCTGGGCGATGTCACCGAATTTACCGTTCCGGTCGAAGGGTCGCTGGTGTTTTATGTGGAATTACCGGCGTTTATGATCCTCGGGCTGGTTAGCGGCCTTGTGGCTGTGGCGCTGATGAAGGCGGTGTTCTGGGCCGATGATCTGGGCACCTATGTGCAAAACCGCACCCATATGCCCGGCTGGCTGCGCCCAGCCGTGGCCGGTGCGATGCTGGGGGCGCTGGCGATTGTCTTTCCGCATATCATCGGGGTTGGTTATGAAACCACATCGCGGGCGCTGACCGGCAATCTGCTGCTGTATCAGGCGATGATTTTCGCGGTGATCAAGGTGATTGCCGTGGCCATCACCATGGCGGGCCGGATGGGCGGCGGCATCTTTTCCCCGTCCCTGATGACCGGTGCGCTGACGGGGCTGGCATTCGGGCTGATCTCGACCTCGATCTTTCCCAATGTGTCGGGCTCGGAAACCATCTATGCGCTGGCGGGCATGGGCGCGGTCGCGGCGGCAGTTCTGGGGGCGCCGATTTCCACCACATTGATTGTGTTCGAGCTGACCGGCGACTGGCAAACAGGGATCGCGGTGATGGTGGCGGTGTCGCTGTCGACCGCCCTGGCCAGCCGGATCGTGGACCGGTCGTTCTTTCTGACATTGCTCGAGCGCAAGGGCGTGCATCTGTCGGCAGGCCCGCAGGCCTATTTGTTGTCGATGTGCGGTGTGGCCAGCGTGATGCGGGCCAAAGGCACCGAAGGCGCGCCCTCGGATGACGCCTGTTGGGAAATGATCGGGCAGGGGGTCTATATCGATGGCAACGCCACCCTGAAACAGGCGATGCCGATTTTCGACAGCACCGCGCATGCCTTTATCCCCGTTGTGACACTGGGCAGCGAGGCGGAGTCGCCCGAGTTGTGGGGCGCACTGTTTCAGGTGGACGCGCTAAAGGCCTATAACAAGGCGCTGGCGGCCACGGCGGCCGAGGAACATTCGTAACCGGTGCGCCCTATCGCCAGTGGCTGAAAACAGCTAGTCTGATTTCGAACAACAAACAGGAGACGCAAACAATGAGTGAAGAAACCCGTATCGAGATCCGCAAGGATGGCCCGTTGATCGTGAAAAACTGCAAAACGATCGTTCTGCCCGACGGCACCGTGGCCGAGGAAAAGGCCATGACCGCCCTGTGCCGTTGTGGCATGTCGGCCAACAAACCCTTTTGTGATGGATCGCACAAAGAAAACGGCTGGAGCGACGAATAGCCTGTGACACAAAGAGGCCCCGCATCAGCTGCGGGGCATATCTTTACAGTTCTTCGACGGTGACCTGTGCCGGATCAAAGGCCAGATAACCCTTGATCTGCGCCACGGATTCAAGCGGGTTCTCATAAGACCAGACCGCATTTTCCAGCACCAGACTTTTGGTCTGGATCGAATAATAGCGCGCATCGCCCTTGTGCGGGCAGTGGCTGCTCTGGTCGCTTTCATCCAGAAAAATCATCGCAATATCGTCCCGCGGAAAATAGATAACCGGTTTCATATCACCTTCCAGCAACTCCAGCGCGTTCCAGCTTTCGCCCAGAATCGCCCCGCCTGCGCGCACCACCCATTTGCCGTTTGCCTTGTGTATTTTGATATGATCCGACATGCGCTGCGCCCCTGTGATGTTGAGTGAGCACTGACACTAACACATCTAATAGGCGATTTGCACGCCCCAATGCCGCGCAGGCAAATTTTTTCCTGCCCGCATTTACAGCTTGCGTCGCAGCATTTGCCAATGCAGGCCGATCGGTGGAAAGAAAAACAGCAGGAAACCCAGTTTTGTATAGGCCAGATACATTGCCGGTATCCACAGGATGGCAATCACCAGCCCAACCCCGCCGGCAATCCGCGTGGCCATGCCCGGTGATGTGAAGCGCAGCAATATCAGATGGAACAGCTTGCCGCCGTCCAGCGGCTGCACCGGAATCATGTTGAAAATAGCAAGG is a window encoding:
- a CDS encoding FAD-binding oxidoreductase; this translates as MTIQFAITALTTVLGDRLSVAKPDLEAHGASETHFPPAPPDAVAYPLDTDEVSQIMQICNEHDCPVIPYGAGTSLEGHTLAVKGGVTIDLGRMNRLLAVNAEDMDVVIQPGLTREELNTELRTTGLFFPVDPGANATLGGMASTRASGTTAVRYGTMRDNVLALEVVLADGRVIRTGSRARKSSAGYDLTALFVGAEGTLGIITELTLRLHGQPEAISSAVCSFDDIGDAVNAVIATIQMGIPMARIEFIDADTTRACNAYSGTDMPEVPHLLVEFHGSDAGVAEQAERFGEIVQDMGGTGFKWSAKTEERNALWDMRHKAYYACVALRKGATAVVTDVCVPISRLAQAVEETRADIAASPIPGPILGHVGDGNFHAILLVEPGNEAEMKTAKDLSNRMVERALAMGGTATGEHGIGIGKLDYMPAEHGDGWDVMGDIKSVMDPKYTLNPAKVVRPT
- a CDS encoding LuxR C-terminal-related transcriptional regulator, with protein sequence MVKNTGKINSETPPGVRDEVIDRLYEVAMDPTRYEELLDHWEDMIRPLRKGANGTLVNVDLDAEYVSHFTRADRFLEKLDDNSSTENHLANVDKAAAFLIGRDLRIVDLNSPAMQVLGVQKGNRLSELPIEPDDLAALEKQAAAMLMSNGEMTAVFRARMTDNNRLVVFQLQTLRQENEPPLVVAITSEVSWPEGFDALLNSAFGLTTAETGVVRGLAECQSLREIADARGRSVDTVRAQLKSVLGKTETRSQTELVRLTLSMMDIASYTEDTAAQVSGESTGTHNLETRPFHVLTLRDGRKMDYLILGDPKGRPLFFLPQDYGLVRWPASAEAHAAKRGLKIVVPVRAGFGNSSPFPKKKELGPTIADDLVQLMDHLEIDRCPFVSLGADVYYSAYLHQAYPDRVSGVIACSGTFPLDRSVQYERMDKWHRFILAGARYTPHLLPFMVKAGFSLARRLGKRGFVHAVYGGSKADVATFENPEVFEAMVCGSEVCLSKTHSAHKAFAMEVTVQETTDWAPVLENLQGAVPVHYLNGLQDPQVPAETLREFQRKYPWIDFRTYEDAGQLVFFLKWPEIIPLIEKYL
- a CDS encoding CDGSH iron-sulfur domain-containing protein — protein: MSEETRIEIRKDGPLIVKNCKTIVLPDGTVAEEKAMTALCRCGMSANKPFCDGSHKENGWSDE
- a CDS encoding chloride channel protein, with product MLNEEKTLAARKLGEGVDSLRAGLRVLRQKGPSQVQFWFIALLIGIASGYAALGFRKGITALQGWLYGAEDLHMLHTFAETLQWYWILTIPIVGGLVVGLILNRYTDDGVVRSVADVIEGAAMNEGRVEQKEGIASAIASMITLASGGSSGREGPVVHLASVISSWVSNRIHANGITGRDLLGCAVAAAVSVSFNAPIAGALFALEVVLRHFAVHAFAPIVIASVAGTVISRIHLGDVTEFTVPVEGSLVFYVELPAFMILGLVSGLVAVALMKAVFWADDLGTYVQNRTHMPGWLRPAVAGAMLGALAIVFPHIIGVGYETTSRALTGNLLLYQAMIFAVIKVIAVAITMAGRMGGGIFSPSLMTGALTGLAFGLISTSIFPNVSGSETIYALAGMGAVAAAVLGAPISTTLIVFELTGDWQTGIAVMVAVSLSTALASRIVDRSFFLTLLERKGVHLSAGPQAYLLSMCGVASVMRAKGTEGAPSDDACWEMIGQGVYIDGNATLKQAMPIFDSTAHAFIPVVTLGSEAESPELWGALFQVDALKAYNKALAATAAEEHS
- a CDS encoding DUF427 domain-containing protein produces the protein MSDHIKIHKANGKWVVRAGGAILGESWNALELLEGDMKPVIYFPRDDIAMIFLDESDQSSHCPHKGDARYYSIQTKSLVLENAVWSYENPLESVAQIKGYLAFDPAQVTVEEL